One window of the Deinococcus ruber genome contains the following:
- the ftsH gene encoding ATP-dependent zinc metalloprotease FtsH encodes MRRFNPWLILLFVVALYLMFTAVPLGGSNKVNYNTFKSLISDGQISQVVIQGGTASVTLKTPTDVPVLAGNSTQNRTIDNFQVLLPNNLATPDSSLQSDLTAKNVQVRYTEPSQWLNLIVSLLPVLLMVGLFVFIFMRAQGGQNGVMQFGQSRAKRYGKENRVSTKFTDVAGHEEAKKELIEVVDFLKNPAKYHAIGAEIPKGVLLVGPPGTGKTLMARAVSGEADVPFFSVSASEFMEMFVGVGASRVRTLFEDARKSSPAIIFIDEIDSIGRKRGAGIGGGHDEREQTLNQILSEMDGFEKGASIIILAATNRPDVLDPALLRPGRFDRQVTIDLPNLKEREAILAVHLRGKPLSSGVDVPEIAKSTPYFSGADLKNIVNEAALEAARISKTVIDMSDFYRALDKITLGLENSSLTIRDEEKRAIAFHEAGHAVTAAVIPGSDKLQKVSIIPRGRALGAAFYLPEEQVLMSKERLENQLVVSLGGRAAEEVFIGQVTTGAQDDFRKATNIARRMVLEWGMGDNFKNMALTTDSGPVFLGEDMAKPKAFSEHTSQLVDEDVKRILARAYEKAKALVSEYRQAMNDVAEALLSQELITGDVVREAVARVNPELANPIALNKN; translated from the coding sequence TTGAGACGTTTCAACCCCTGGCTCATTCTGCTTTTCGTGGTGGCCCTGTACCTGATGTTCACCGCTGTTCCTCTGGGTGGCAGTAACAAGGTCAACTACAACACCTTCAAATCTCTGATCAGTGACGGTCAGATTTCTCAGGTCGTGATTCAGGGCGGTACCGCCAGCGTCACGCTCAAGACTCCCACCGATGTGCCGGTACTGGCGGGCAACAGCACCCAGAACCGCACCATCGACAACTTTCAGGTGCTGCTGCCCAACAATCTGGCAACCCCCGATTCCAGCCTTCAGAGCGACCTGACCGCCAAAAACGTGCAGGTGCGCTACACCGAGCCGAGCCAGTGGCTGAACCTGATCGTCAGCCTGTTGCCGGTGCTGCTGATGGTGGGCCTGTTCGTGTTCATCTTCATGCGGGCGCAGGGCGGCCAGAACGGCGTGATGCAGTTCGGTCAGAGCCGCGCCAAGCGCTACGGCAAGGAAAACCGCGTTTCGACCAAGTTCACCGACGTGGCCGGACACGAAGAGGCCAAGAAGGAACTGATCGAAGTCGTGGACTTCCTGAAGAACCCCGCCAAGTACCACGCCATCGGCGCGGAGATTCCCAAGGGCGTGCTGCTGGTCGGCCCTCCCGGAACCGGTAAGACCCTGATGGCACGCGCCGTCTCGGGTGAAGCCGATGTGCCGTTCTTCAGTGTCTCGGCGTCCGAGTTCATGGAAATGTTCGTGGGCGTCGGTGCCAGCCGTGTTCGCACGCTGTTCGAGGATGCCCGCAAGAGCAGCCCGGCCATCATCTTCATCGACGAGATCGACAGCATCGGACGCAAGCGCGGCGCGGGCATCGGTGGCGGCCACGACGAGCGCGAGCAGACGCTGAACCAGATTCTGAGCGAAATGGACGGCTTCGAGAAGGGCGCGAGCATCATCATTCTGGCCGCGACCAACCGCCCCGACGTACTCGACCCCGCGCTGCTGCGCCCAGGCCGCTTCGACCGTCAGGTCACGATTGACCTGCCCAACCTGAAGGAGCGCGAGGCCATTCTGGCAGTTCACCTGCGCGGCAAGCCGCTGAGCAGCGGTGTGGACGTGCCGGAAATCGCCAAGAGCACGCCGTACTTCTCGGGTGCCGACCTGAAGAACATCGTGAACGAGGCGGCGCTGGAAGCGGCCCGCATCAGCAAGACCGTGATCGACATGAGCGACTTTTACCGCGCCCTCGACAAGATCACGCTGGGCCTGGAAAACTCTTCGCTGACGATCCGCGACGAGGAGAAGCGTGCCATCGCTTTCCACGAGGCCGGACATGCCGTGACTGCCGCCGTGATTCCTGGCAGCGACAAGCTTCAGAAGGTCAGCATCATTCCGCGTGGGCGTGCGCTGGGTGCCGCGTTCTACCTGCCCGAAGAGCAGGTGCTGATGAGCAAGGAGCGCCTGGAAAATCAGCTGGTGGTGAGCCTGGGAGGCCGCGCCGCCGAGGAAGTGTTCATCGGACAGGTGACGACGGGCGCGCAGGACGACTTCCGCAAGGCCACCAACATCGCCCGCCGCATGGTGCTGGAGTGGGGCATGGGCGACAACTTCAAGAACATGGCGCTCACCACCGACAGCGGCCCGGTCTTCCTGGGCGAAGACATGGCGAAGCCCAAGGCCTTCAGCGAGCACACCTCTCAGCTGGTGGATGAAGACGTGAAGCGCATCCTGGCGCGTGCCTACGAGAAGGCCAAGGCGCTGGTATCCGAATACCGTCAGGCGATGAACGACGTGGCCGAGGCCCTGCTGAGCCAGGAACTGATTACCGGCGACGTGGTGCGCGAGGCCGTGGCGCGGGTCAATCCCGAACTCGCCAACCCGATTGCCCTGAACAAGAACTGA
- the panB gene encoding 3-methyl-2-oxobutanoate hydroxymethyltransferase: MKLTVPQIIAAAQSPDAAPLVMVTAYDYPGAQHAQNAGVDLILVGDSLGNVVLGYDSTAPVRLTDIAHHARAARRGAPDTFLITDLPFGTYQTGVQDAMRSAVYLIQETGADAVKMEGSSPEVLEATRTLTRNGVPVMGHVGLLPQTATAQGGMKVQGRDEASAKQVLDAALSVQEAGAFAVVLEAIPARLARVVSERLQIPTIGIGAGPYCKGQVLVTHDLLGVYEGQHKKIAKRYAEVGQISTQAIREYAAEVRGGQFPAKENSFVIKDDVLDKLY; this comes from the coding sequence ATGAAATTGACCGTTCCTCAGATCATCGCCGCTGCCCAGTCGCCCGATGCTGCGCCGCTGGTCATGGTCACGGCCTACGATTATCCCGGCGCTCAGCACGCCCAGAACGCAGGCGTCGATCTGATTCTGGTGGGTGACAGCCTGGGCAATGTGGTGCTCGGCTACGACAGCACCGCGCCCGTGCGCCTGACCGACATCGCGCACCACGCCCGCGCTGCCCGCCGGGGTGCGCCCGACACCTTCCTGATTACCGATCTGCCATTCGGCACCTATCAGACGGGCGTGCAGGACGCCATGCGGAGCGCGGTGTATCTGATTCAGGAAACCGGGGCCGACGCGGTGAAGATGGAGGGCAGCAGCCCGGAAGTGCTGGAGGCCACCCGGACGCTCACGCGCAACGGTGTGCCCGTCATGGGGCACGTGGGCCTGCTGCCACAGACCGCCACCGCGCAGGGCGGCATGAAGGTGCAGGGCCGCGACGAGGCGAGCGCAAAGCAGGTGCTCGACGCGGCCCTCAGCGTGCAGGAGGCCGGAGCCTTCGCGGTGGTGCTGGAAGCCATTCCGGCGCGGCTGGCCCGTGTGGTCAGCGAACGCCTCCAGATTCCCACCATCGGGATCGGGGCGGGGCCGTACTGCAAGGGTCAGGTGCTCGTGACGCACGATCTGCTCGGCGTGTACGAGGGCCAGCACAAGAAGATCGCCAAACGCTACGCCGAGGTCGGCCAGATTTCGACCCAGGCGATCCGTGAGTATGCCGCCGAGGTGCGCGGTGGGCAGTTTCCCGCCAAGGAAAACAGCTTCGTGATCAAAGACGACGTGCTGGACAAGCTGTACTGA
- a CDS encoding class-III pyridoxal-phosphate-dependent aminotransferase: MTAPKLPAVSSDFIRADDVLGGKLSAAKVYELEERHGQGKLMRLLEVVGVGGPFRVVTPWELDDPEGRRVINASGYAALPFGDNPPELNAFLRRVLEDPTQIMFAQQSTSTWRAALEANLVRLLARESGDHHDSKVFFSNSGTEAVEAGIKFAQAARPKGKYLINFTRAYHGKTLGSLAVTPNPNLQGPFKNILNPAVITLPFGDAAALERAIKRVGGGNIIAVILEPILGEAGVRLPPPGFLKRVGEVCGKAGVLVIADEIQTGLGRSGHWFQSVADGLIPDILMLAKPLGGGMVPVGATIVRHEIYKTLLGSIETVKRHSNTFGGNTLAMAVGLKSLELLLDGDYPARSRRLGERGLARLQAIQKRTPELLEDVRGAGMLFGMNFRPLAALPFKFQADLISEATGIMALLAFYRSGVLLNFSLNAARTMRLTPAMNMPEELFDTMFDRVERTAAAYPSSFKLVQRYGTPELMKLLKAAFLE, from the coding sequence ATGACCGCCCCCAAGTTGCCAGCCGTCTCTTCCGACTTTATCCGCGCCGACGACGTGCTGGGCGGCAAACTCAGCGCTGCTAAGGTGTACGAACTGGAGGAACGCCACGGGCAGGGCAAGCTGATGCGGCTGCTGGAAGTGGTAGGCGTGGGCGGGCCGTTCCGGGTGGTGACGCCCTGGGAACTGGACGACCCCGAAGGGCGGCGGGTCATCAATGCGTCGGGCTACGCGGCCCTGCCGTTCGGCGACAATCCCCCCGAGCTGAACGCCTTTCTGCGCCGGGTGCTGGAAGACCCCACACAGATCATGTTCGCCCAGCAGTCGACCTCGACGTGGCGAGCCGCGCTGGAAGCCAATCTGGTGCGCCTGCTGGCCCGCGAGAGCGGCGACCACCACGATTCCAAGGTCTTCTTCTCGAACAGCGGCACCGAGGCGGTCGAAGCGGGCATCAAGTTCGCGCAGGCGGCCCGTCCGAAGGGCAAGTACCTGATCAACTTCACCCGCGCCTACCACGGCAAAACGCTGGGGTCGCTGGCGGTCACGCCCAATCCCAATCTTCAGGGGCCTTTCAAGAACATCCTGAATCCAGCCGTCATCACGCTGCCGTTTGGCGACGCGGCAGCGCTGGAACGGGCCATCAAGCGGGTGGGCGGCGGCAACATCATCGCGGTCATTCTGGAGCCGATTCTGGGTGAAGCGGGCGTGCGCCTTCCGCCGCCGGGGTTTCTGAAACGGGTGGGCGAGGTGTGCGGCAAAGCGGGCGTGCTGGTGATTGCCGACGAGATTCAGACCGGGCTGGGGCGCAGCGGTCACTGGTTTCAGAGCGTGGCCGACGGCCTGATTCCCGATATCCTGATGCTCGCCAAGCCGCTGGGCGGCGGCATGGTGCCGGTGGGGGCCACCATCGTGCGCCACGAGATTTACAAGACGCTGCTGGGCAGCATCGAGACGGTCAAGCGGCATTCCAACACCTTCGGCGGTAATACCCTGGCGATGGCCGTGGGCCTGAAAAGCCTGGAACTGCTGCTGGACGGCGACTATCCGGCCCGCAGCAGACGCCTGGGAGAACGCGGGCTGGCGCGGCTTCAGGCCATCCAGAAGCGCACGCCGGAGCTGCTGGAAGATGTGCGCGGCGCGGGCATGCTGTTCGGCATGAACTTCAGGCCGCTCGCTGCGCTGCCCTTCAAGTTTCAGGCCGACCTGATCTCGGAGGCGACCGGCATCATGGCGCTGCTGGCCTTCTACCGCAGCGGCGTGCTGCTCAATTTCTCGCTGAACGCCGCCCGCACCATGCGCCTGACCCCCGCCATGAACATGCCCGAAGAGCTGTTCGACACCATGTTCGACCGAGTTGAGCGCACCGCCGCCGCGTATCCCAGCAGCTTCAAGCTGGTGCAGCGCTACGGCACACCCGAGCTGATGAAACTGCTGAAAGCGGCCTTTCTGGAGTAG
- a CDS encoding Lrp/AsnC family transcriptional regulator — protein sequence MLTAIVLVQAQRDRVPETAAALAQVQHVKEVYSVTGEWDIVAILRLPDYTHLDDVVTGHLRPLQGIVKTQTMLAFRAYSPDLLDQGFGVGLKEE from the coding sequence ATGCTTACAGCCATCGTGCTCGTTCAGGCCCAGCGGGACAGGGTGCCCGAAACCGCCGCTGCCCTGGCGCAGGTGCAGCACGTCAAAGAGGTCTACAGCGTGACGGGTGAATGGGACATCGTGGCGATTCTGCGGCTGCCCGACTACACCCACCTCGACGACGTGGTCACGGGGCACCTGCGCCCGCTTCAGGGCATCGTAAAGACTCAGACGATGCTGGCCTTCCGCGCCTACAGCCCGGATCTGCTCGACCAGGGCTTCGGAGTAGGCCTCAAGGAAGAGTGA